The Aphelocoma coerulescens isolate FSJ_1873_10779 chromosome 14, UR_Acoe_1.0, whole genome shotgun sequence genome has a window encoding:
- the UBALD1 gene encoding UBA-like domain-containing protein 1 — protein sequence MDELKHQVMINQFVLAAGCAADQAKQLLQAAHWQFETALSAFFQETNIPYSHHHQMMCTPANTPATPPNFPDALTMFSRLKASESFNSSSPVASMATSPPPPAPPLPQHGAFNPAWPTASPPGQQQSMWTPAAPAQPAGWPAAVSQQASAEQKANVTMEAER from the exons ATGGACGAACTCAAGCACCAGGTGATGATCAACCAGTTCGTGCTGGCGGCCGGATGCGCTGCCGACCAGgccaagcagctgctgcaggcggCCCACTGGCAGTTCGAG aCTGCTCTCAGTGCTTTTTTCCAAGAAACAAACATCCCCTACAGCCACCACCATCAGATG ATGTGCACTCCCGCCAACACGCCGGCCACACCGCCCAACTTCCCCGATGCCCTCACCATGTTCTCCCGCCTCAAGGCTTCCGAAAGCTTCAACAGCAGTAGCCCCGTGGCCTCCATGGCGACCTCCccaccgcccccggccccgccgctacCCCAGCACGGGGCCTTCAACCCCGCCTGGCCCACGGCTTCGCCGCccgggcagcagcagagcatgtGGACTCCAGCCGCGCCGGCCCAGCCTGCAGGCTGGCCAGCCGCCGTCTCCCAGCAGGCCAGCGCAGAACAGAAGGCCAACGTGACCATGGAGGCAGAGAGATGA